The Acidimicrobiales bacterium genomic sequence TCCACACCAGCCCCGGTGTGCGGGTGCCCAGCGGCCGGGCCATGGCCAACCCGACGGGGGAGGGCCTGGCCCTCACCTTCCTGGTCCGGGGCCGCCAGGGGCCCGACTGGCTCCAGGCCCAGATCATGTCCCGGCCCAACTCGGCTCTGGCCTGGATCCGGTCCGACCAGGTGACCGAGCGGCAGGTCGAGCACCACGTGGTGATCGAGCGCGGGGCCCGGCGGGCCACCGTGTACGCCGCCGAGGAGGTGGTGCTCCAGGTCCCGGTGGCCACCGGGAAGGACAGCTCACCCACCCCCCTCGGCACCTTCTTCGTGGACGGGATCGTGCCGCTGTCGCCCCCGCACCGCGCCTACGGGACCGGCCAGGTGAGCTTCACCGGCTTCTCCGAGGTGTACCAGAGCTTCGGGGGCGGGGTCGGCCAGGTGGCCATGCACGGCACCCAGAACCCGGCCCTCGTCGGTACGCCGGCCAGCAACGGCTGCGTGCGCATGCGCAACGCCGACATCGAGGCCATGATGCTGCTGGCCCCCACCGGCACCCCGGTGGAGGTGGTGGCCTAGGCCGAGCCGGCCCGGGTCGGACGGTGACCGGGATCGGGCGCGCCGGGTGGTGCGGGAGGTGCGGGCCGGGTGGTGGCGTGCGACGCTGGGCCCGTGCTCGAAGGACTGCGCCGCCGGCTGACCCGGACCAACGAGGAGCTGCACGCCGCCAGCCTCCAGACCCGCTTCGCCGACGAGACGTGCTCGGCCATCGGCGAGGTGACCGAGCGGGGGGTGGTGCGCATCCGGGGCGAGGTGGCCGGCCTCCAGGTGGTGCCCCGGGCCGGGGCGCCCTCGCTGGAGGTCACCGTGGACGATGGCACCGGCCGGGCCGTGGCCGTCTTCACCGGGCGCAAGCGGGTGGGCGGGCTCGACCCCGGCCGGCCGGTGCGGATCGAGGGGGTGGCCCGCCGGGAGCGGGGCCGCCTGGTGCTGCTCAACCCGGCTTACACGCTGCTGCCCTGAGGCCCGCCCCGGTGCCGGGGCGGGCGGGTCAGCTCTCGAGGCCGATGGCCGCCTCGTCCTCGGCCGCGTCGGGGTCGCGGACGCCCAGCAGCACCCGCACCACCTCGTCCTCCACCTCGGGCGTGGTCAGGACCAGGACCTCGTCGCCCTCCCGCAGCACGGTGTCGCCCCGGGGGACGATCACGTGGGAGTCGCGCAGGACGGCCACCACGGTGCAGTCCCGGGGGAGGGGCAGCTCGGCCAGGTCCTGCCCCACGCTGGGTGAGGCGTCGGTCAGGGTGGCCTCGGACAGGCGGGCCCGCCCTCCCTCGAAGGACAGCAGGCGCACCAGGGTGCCGACCGAGACGGCCTCCTCGACCAGGGCGGTCAGCAGGTGGGGGGTCGACACCGACACGTCGACGCCCCACGCCTCGGTGAACATCCACTCGTTGCGGGGGTTGTTGACCCGGGCCACCACCCGGGGGACGGCGAACTCCTGCTTGGCCAGCAGGGAGATGACCAGGTTGTCCTCGTCGTCGCCGGTGACGGCGGCCACCACGTCGGCCTGGCCGACCTCGGACTTGGCGAACTCGGTGACCTCGCAGGCGTCGGCCACCACCCAGGTGGCGCCCGGGGCCTCGTCCTGGGCCTCGGCGGTGGTGGCCCGGTCGCCGTCGACCTCCACGATGGTGACGGTGTGCCCGGCCTGGATCAGGTCCGAGGCGATGAAGGTGCCGACGTTGCCGCCGCCGGCGATCACGATCTTCATGAGCAGGTGCCCTCTCGCAGCGGGGTGACGGGGGGGAGGCCGGCCATCAGTGGCCGCCCTCGGACGGGGGGGTGGCCAGGCGCTGGTCGAAGGGGTCGACGGCGTCGCCGGCCAGGGCCACGTGGATGGTGTCGCCGTCCTGCACCAGGAGGTCGGAGGCGGGGACCTGGGCCACGCCCAGCCGGGTCACGGCCACCACGCGGGCCCGGCCGTCGGTGTCGAGGTCGAGGACCCGCTGGCCGGCCCACGCCGGGGGCACGGTCCGCTCGACCAGGACCACCTTGGCGCTGGGGTCGATCCAGTCCACGGTGGGCCGCTCGGGCAGGACCCGCTGCAGGACCCGCTCGGTGGTCCACTGGACGGTGGCGATGGTGGGGATGCCGAGGCGCTCGTAGATGGCGGCCCGGCGGGGGTCGTAGATGCGGGCCACCACCCGCTGGATGCCGAAGGTCTCGCGGGCCACCCGGGCCACCAGGATGTTCGAGTTGTCCCCGCTGGTCACGGCGGCGACGGCGCCGGCCTCCTCGATGCCGGCCACCCGGAGCCGGTCGCGGTCGAACCCGACGCCCACCACCGCCCGGCCGCTGAAACCCTCGGGCAGGCGGGTGAAGGCCTTGGACCGCCGGTCGACGACGGCGACGGAGTGGCCCTCGGCCTCGATGGCCCCGGCCAGCCCGGCCCCGACCCGGCCGCAGCCCACGACGACGACGTGCACCTGGTCACCTCCGGCCTGCCGTCGGCCCCGGTGGCGGACAGCGGCCGCGGACCCTACCCCCGGCCCCCGCTCGTCTCCACCACCGACCGGCCGGGGGAGCGGCCCGAGCCCCGTCCCGCCCGGCGGCCGCCGTGGCCGAACGCCAGGGGTCGGCCTCGTAGGCTGCCCGCCCGTGGCCCCCGAGGGCCGAGTGGAGAGAGGTGGCGATGGCGTCGGTCCTGAAGCGGGTGCTGGTGGGCCAGCCCCTGGCGTCCAGCGAGGAGCACAACCAGCGCATCAGCAAGCCGGTGGCCCTGGCCGTGTTCGCCTCCGACGCCATCTCGTCGACGGCGTACGCCACCGAGGAGATCCTCCTGGTGCTGCTGATGGCGGTGCAGTTCCCCCACACCCACTCCTACCTGGTGCCCATCGGCATCGCCGCCGTGGCCCTGCTGTTCATCGTCCTCACCAGCTACCGCCAGACCATCCACGCCTACCCCAACGGGGGCGGGGCCTACGTGGTGGCCAAGGAGAACCTGAGCCCCACCGCCGGCCTGGTGGCCGGGGCTTCGCTGCTGGTCGACTACACGCTCACCGTGGCCGTCTCCATCTCCTCGGGGGTGCTGGCCATCGCCTCGGCGGTGCCGTCGCTGCGCCCCGACCAGTACCGCATCGCCCTGTGCCTGGGCTTCCTGGTGCTGATGACCCTGGCCAACCTGCGGGGCCTGAAGGAGGCGGGCAAGGTCTTCGCCGTCCCCACCTACGTCTACGTCCTGCTCCTGGGCTCGCTGCTGGTGTTCGGCCTGACCCGGGTGTTCGCCTTCGACCTGGGGCCCATCCAGAGCAGCCCGGAGCTGGCCAAGACGTTCGCCGCGGAGCACGCCCTGGCCTCCAGCGCCGCCCTCTTCGTCCTGCTGCGGGCCTTCTCGTCGGGGGCGGTGGTGCTCTCGGGGGTGGAAGCCATCTCCAACGGCGTGCCCACGTTCCGCAAGCCGGAGTCCCGCAACGCCTCGACCACCCTCACCTACATGGGCCTCATCCTGGGCGCCGGCTTCCTGGGCCTGGGCGTGCTGGCCCACCACCTGCGGCCGGTGGTCGACCACGACGGCGAGACGGTGCTGTCCCAGATGGGCAAGGCCGTCTTCGGCGAGAACATCGTGTACTACGGCTTCCAGATCGCCACCTTCGCCATCCTGATCCTGGCGGCCAACACCGCCTTCGCCGGCTTCCCCCAGCTCAGCTCCATCGTGGCCCGGGACGGCTACCTGCCCCGGCAGCTGGCCACCCGGGGCGACCGCCTGGCCTTCTCCAACGGCATCATCGTCCTGGCCGGCATGGCCGGCGTGCTCATGATCGTGTTCCGGGCCGAGGTCAGCTCGCTCATCCCCCTGTACGCGGTGGGCGTGTTCACCGGGTTCTCCCTCAGCCAGGCGGGGATGATCCGCCACCACCTGCGCGAACGGGAGCCGCAGTGGCGCAAGGGCCTGGTCATCAACACCGTGGGCTGCGTGGCCACCTCGGTGGTGCTGCTGGTGGTGGTGACGTCCAAGTTCTTCCAGGGGGCATGGATCCCAGCGGTGGTGATCCCGCTCATCGTGGCCCTGTTCGCGGCCATCCACCGCCACTACGCCCGGGTCGACCGGGCCCTGGCCGTGCCCCCCGGCTACAAGGCCCGGCGCCGCACCCACACCGTGGTGGTGCTGGTGGGCCGGGTCACCAAGGGCTCCCTGGAGGCCATCGCCTACGCCCGGTCGCTGCGCCCGGACCGGCTGCTGGCCGTGTCGGTGGTGGCCTCGGCCGAGCAGCAGGAGGCCATCACCCGGTCCTGGGAGGAGCACGAGATCCCGGTGGAGCTGCGGACCCTGTACTCCCCGTTCCGGGAGTTGTCGCGCCCGATCATGCGGTTCGTGGACGAGTACGACGCCGAAGTGGAGGACGACTTCCTGACCGTGGTGCTGCCCGAGTTCGTGCTCGACCACTGGTACTCGCAGGTGCTGCACAACCAGAGCGCCCTGGTGCTGCGGGCCCGGCTCCGCACCCGGCCCAACACCGTCGTCACCTCGGTGCCGTTCCACCTCCGGGGCGGCGGGGTCGAGGTGGTGGGGACCCCGCAGTAGGTCCCGGCCGCGGCGCCGCCTCAACGGGCGAACATGGCCATCCACTGCTCCTGGGTCTCGGGCCGGAAGACCACGTTGCGCTGGCGGACCTCGCCCATGGGGGCGGCCGGCTTCTCGGAGTAGAGGTGGCCGGGGAAGAGCACCGTGTCGTCGGGCACCTTGGCCAGGCGCTGGGTCAGCGACAGGTACATCTGCTCCGGGTCGCTGCCGGGCAGGTCGGTGCGGCCGCAGCCGTCCAGGAACAGGGTGTCGCCCCCGAGCAGGCGCTCCCCGACCAGGAAGCACTGGCTGCCCGGGGTGTGGCCGGGGGTGTGGATGAGGGTGATGGGGACGTCGCCCACGGTGACGGTGTCACCGCTGGCGTGGCCCACCAGGTGCTCCTCGCCCACGCCGGTGGCCCGGGCCACCCACGGCACCTCGTCGGCGTGGACGTGCACCGGCACCTGGACCCGCTCCAGCAGCTCGGCCAGGCCGGCGATGGGGTGGCCCATGAGCGAGCCGCCCACGTGGTCGGGGTGGTAGTGGGTGGCCAGGGTGCCAACCAGGCGCATGCCGTCGGCCTCCAGCACGTCGAGCACGCCGCCCACGTCGTAGGCCAGGTCGACGGCCACGGCCTCGCCGGTCTCCCGGTCGCCGACCAGGTACACGAAGTTGACCATCTGCTGGGCGATGTGGTCGTCCTCGGCCACGTCCATCCCGGCGAGCAGTTGGCGGAAGTAGAGGCGGTCGTCGGCCATGGCCGCCATGCTGGCACGACCTCCCCCGGCCCGCCGCCGCCTCAGTCGACCGGGGTGGCGGCCTCGCCGGTCTGCACCCACGTCCTCCGACCCCGCCCACCGCCCTGAGGGCCCGGCGAGGCGGCTCGGTCCGCGAGCCTCAGTCGACCGGGGTGGCCGCCTCGCCGGTCTGCACTCGCCAGAGGGCGGCGTAGAGGCCGCCGCCGGCCACCAGCTCGTTGTGGGTGCCGGCCTCGGCCACCCGGCCCCGCTCCAGGACGTGGATGCGTTCCGCGTGGCGGACGGTGGAGAGGCGGTGGGCGATGACCAGCACCGTCCGGCCGGCCCCCACCGCCTCCAGCGATCGCTGGATGGCGGCCTCGGTCTCGTTGTCGACCGCCGAGGTGGCCTCGTCCAGCACCAGGATCCGCGGGTCGCGCAGGATCGCTCGGGCGATGGAGAGCCGTTGCCGCTGGCCCCCCGACAGCTTCTGGCCCCGCTCGCCGACCACGGTGTCGTAGCCCCGGGGCAGCCCGACGACGAACTCGTGGGCCTCGGCCTGGCGGGCCGCGGCCACCACCTCGTCGTCGGTGGCGTCGGGCCGGCCGTAGGCGATGTTCTCCCGCACCGTCCCCTGGAACAGGAACACGTCCTGGCCCACGTAGCCCATGGCTCCCCGCAGGGCGGCGAAGCGGAGGGTGCGGACGTCGGTGCCGTCCACCGTGACGCTGCCCCCGGTCGGCTCGTAGAGGCGCAGCAGCAGCTTCACCACCGTGGACTTGCCGGCGCCGGTGGCCCCCACGATGGCGTGGGTCTCGCCCGCGGGGACGTGGAGGTCGAGCCGGTCGAGCACCGGCGGCCCGTCGGCGTAGGCGAAGCGCACCCCGTCGAAGCGCACGTCGCCCCGCACCGGCTCGGCCAGGGCCGCCGCCCCCGGGGTGATGGTGGGGGCCACGGCCAGGAGGTCGAGGATGCGCCGGGTCGAGGCCATGGCCCGCTGGTACAGGTCGAAGGTCTCGCCCAGGCGGGTCAGGGGCCACAGCAGGCGCTGGGTCATGTACACCAGCACCGAGAACACGCCGACCTCCAGGTCGCCCCGGAGGGCGGACCGCCCGCCGGTCAGCAGGGTGGTGGTGAAGGCGGCCAGGATGGCCATGCGGATGATGGGGATGAAGGCCGACGACAGGCGGATGGCCCGCCCGTTGGCGTCCCGGTAGGCCTGGCTGGAGGCCCGGACCCGGTCCAGCTCCCGGTCCTCGGCGGTGAAGGCCCGGATGGTGGCGATGCCCGAGAGGTTGTTGGCCAGCAGGCCGCCCAGGTCGCCGGCCGCGTCCCGGACCCTGGTGTAGAGGGGCTCCAGGCGGCGCTGGAACAGCACCGAGCCCCAGATGATGAGGGGGATGGGCAGGAAGGCGACGGCGCCCAGGACGGGGTCGACGGCGAAGAACACGGCCCCCACGAACACCACGTTCACGGCCACGGCCAGGATCTCCATGGCCCCGACGTCCAGGAAGCGCTCCAGCTGGTTGACGTCGTCGTTCAGGATCGACAGCAGCCCGCCGGTGGACTGGTCCTCGAACCAGGCCAGCTCCAGGTCCTGCACGTGGCGGTAGGCGTCCATGCGGGCCTCGTGCTCGATGGTCTGGGCCAGGTTGCGCCACAGCACGTGGGCCACGAAGTCGGTGGCCGACTCCACCACCCACACCAGCACGTTGGCCAGGGCCAGGGCGGTGAGCTGCCCGGTCAGGCTCTCGATGCCCAGCAGCTGGCCCACGAACGAGTCGCCCCGGCGGACCACGATGTCCACGGCCACGCCGATGAGCAGCTCGGGCATGACGTCGGCGCCCTTGTTGAGGACGGTGAAGGTGATGGCCCCCACCACCGTGCGCCGATGGCCCCGCGAGTAGGCCCACAGCCGACGCAGGGGCGATCGGCCATCGACCTCGTCCGCCCCGGCGGCCCGGGCGACGTCGGGGCGGGGGACGTCCACCGCCGGAGGCTACGGCGGCCCTCCGGGCCGCTCCGAGCCGGTTCCCGGGCCCGCGGTCCTCAGGCCGGCCGACCGGCCTCGCGGGGCGCCCGGTGGCGTGCGGCGTGGTACCAGTCGGCCCACACCTGGCTGAAGGCCCGGTCCCAGGCCTCGTAGCGGGCCCGGAGGTCGTCGCCGGGCCAGCCGTCGGGCAGCAGGGCGGGGGGGAGGAGGGGGTCGGACTGCAGGTGGCGCAGCACCGCGGCCGAGAGGACGAAGGCGTCGGGCAGGGCGTCGCGGTCGCCGGCGTCGAGGGCCGGCCGGCTCCCGCCGAGGGCGGCGCCCAGGCGGTGGGCCCGCCGGGCCCAGCCGTCCAGGTCCCACAGCGACGCGGCCAGCGCCGCCTCGTCGTCCTCGGGGTGGGCCCGGAAGGCCCGACACTGGGCGGCCACCACGGCCTCGTCCTCGGGCAGGGTGCCGGGCGGCAGGTTGTCGGGCCGCAGCCACAGGCCCTCCCGCAGCTCGGCCAGACGGAGGGCCGAGGCGGCCCGGCGGAGGGCGGCCCGCTCGGGAGCGGGCCGGGCCTCGCCCACCACGACCGCGGTGCGCCACCCGTCGCCGCCGGGCCGCCAGGGTCGGGTGGCGGCCCGGCGGCTGAGGTCCTGGCGCTCCTGGCGGGCGCGGAGGCCGCCGCTCAGGGCGTAGCCCCCGTCGTCGGCCACCAGCTCGCCAGCCGCCACCATGCGGGAGATGGCCACCCGGGCGGTGCCGTCGCTGATGCCGAACAGGCCGCAGGAGCGGACCAGCAGGCTGGTGGGCAGCCGGGAGGGGCGGACGCCGAGGAGGGTCGAGGCGATGACCGAGCGGGCCGGGAGGGCCGGCTCCTCGGCCGGGCTCCACACCGATCCGTCCTCACCGGAGGGGACGGGGCGGTCGGGCGAGGTCACGGCCGCCGAGCCTACCGGGTGGGTCGGCCTCATTACGGTGTGGCAACGAGCGTGTCATCAGCGTAAGATGACGGTGTGGAGACGACCACCACCCGCCCGACGATGGCCCCGGCGCCCGAGCTGTTGCCCGACGTGCTGCCCACCGACCGGCTCGGCCCCACCGGCAAGGCCGTGCCCCCCATCCGGGCCGAGCTGCGCCGCATCCCCGTGGCCCGCAACGTCCTGGCCGTCGTCAGCGTGTACGCCCAGTCGGTGGGCCTCGTCGCCCTGGCCGCCTGGATCGCCCACCCCCTGGCCTACCTGGTGGCCTTCGTGTGGATGGGCCGCACCCTGGCCGCCTTCGCCGCCCTGTCCCACGAAGCCGCCCACCGGCTCCTGTTCCCCAACAAGAAGGTCAACGACTGGGTCGGGCGCTGGCTGGTGGGCTATCCGGGCTTCATCTCCACCGACGTCTACCGCCGGGGCCACATCGCCCACCACAAGGAGGAGTTCGGGCCCCACGAGCCCGACATGAACCTCTACGTGGGGTACCCGGTGAGCCGGGCGTCGCTGCGGCGCAAGCTCACCCGCGACGCCCTGGGCCTCTCCGGGTGGAAGAACCTCCGCAGCATCCTCCGGGGGGCGCGGCTGAAGGGCTACGGCACCCACGCCCGGCGCATCCTCGCGGTCCAGGCCGGGTTGTTGCTGGTGGCCACCCTGCTGGGTCGGCCCGAGCTGTACCTGGCCCTCTGGTTCGTGCCGTGGATGACGTCGTGGCGGGTCATCAACCGGCTGCGGGCCATCGCCGAGCACGGGGGCATGGAGCGCTCCAAGGACCGCCGCCGCACCACCCACTCGGTGCGCCAGCACCCGGTGGCCCGGTTCTTCCTGGTGCCGTACAACATCGGTTGGCACCTCGCCCACCACGTGGACATGGGCGTGCCGTGGCTCCACCTCCCGGCCATGCACCGCGAGCTGCGGGCCAGCGGGTGGGTGCCCGACGAGCTGGAGCACCCGAGCTACCTGGCCCTGTGGCGGGCCCTGGCCCGGGGCACCGAGCGCCCGGCGGCCTGAACCACCGGCCTCCGGTCGCTCCGATCCCCCGGGAGCCCGGGCCGGGACCGCGATAGGTTCCGCCCCGGAGCGGTGGCAGAGCGGACGAATGCAGTCGCCTTGAAAGCGACCGGGCCTCACGGCCCCGGGGGTTCGAATCCCCCCCGCTCCGCTCCCCGGGTCCCAGGTGGCGCACCGACCGCTGACCGCTGCCAGAGGCGCTCAGTCGGGCTCGGTGGGGCAGGGCCGCCGCCGGCGGCCGGAGGGTGCAGACGGCGGCGCGGAGAGGTCCGGGGAGCGACGGCCGGGTGCCTCAGGGGCCGGAGGGCAGGTCGGCGACGGCGGGGGCGAACCACGTGCGCCACCCCCAGGCGGCTCCCCGCGGGCCTTCGGCCCAGTGGAAGGCGCCTTCCCTGGCGGCCGACCCGGCGGGGGTGGGGAGGCCCTCGGGGTCGCCCCCCACGCACAGCTCCGGAGGCGTGGCGGCGATGACGGCCACGGCCGGCCGTCGGGCCACCACCTCGTCGAGGATCGACCGGACCCACCGGACGTGGGTGGTGCTGCGCAGGTCGGCCGGCGTCTGGCGACCGACGCAGGCCCACTCGGGCAGGACCACCTTCCGCACCGTGCGCGCCGTCCAGATGTCGATGCGGCGCACCATCTCGGCGGCCAGCTCGCTGCGCAGGGCGGGGGACCGGGCCGGGAGGACCGTGCCGTCGGGGCGGCGCACCGCCGTCCCCTCCCAGGCGCCGATGGGCCAGATGACCACCTGGGCGCCCCAGTCGAGCATGGCCCGCTCGATGCGGGACACCTCCTGGGGGCACAAGCCGTCGCCGGGGAGCCCCCAGCCGGTGTGGTCGGGGAAGTAGGTCGCTCCGGGGGGCAGGTCGTAGCCGGCCCGGGCGGAGATCACGCCGCAGGCCAGGCGGCCGCCGAGCCGGGGCCGTTGCCCGGCGCCGGTGACCACGGCGGGCAGGGCCTGTCCCACCGCCTTCTCGGTCAGCGAGAAGGCCACCGAGTCGCCGGCCACCGCCACCCGGAGGCCGCCGGGGGCCAGGGCGGCCACCACCTCGGCCCGCAGGCGCTGGGGGTTGCCGCCCGCCGCGGCCAGGGTGGCGACGCCCCGGTCGCGCTCGGTGGCGCCGGGGGCGCGGCCCAGGACGGCGAGGTAGATGGCGGTGACGGTCCGGCGGCGCGCCTCGGGCGTGGCCAGGACCTGGCGGGCCAGGACCCACCGCGGCGTGCCGCTCCCCAGGCGGGCCACCCAGAAGGCCGATCCGGGGGCGTCGACGCCCCGACCCAGCGCCTGCTGGTAGGCCCAGGCGACCCAGGCCGGATCCGCGGGGCGCCGGGCCGAGGCCTCGGGTGAGCCCAGCAGGTGCGCCACCATGCGGTCGTGCGTCCAGCCCGAGGCCAGCCGGGTCGCCCACCACCTCCGATCCGCGTCCGAGGACGGGCGGGCCAGGCCCTGTTCGTAGGCCCAGCCGGCCTGGAGGCGCCGGGCTTCGGGTGACCCGGCCAGGGCTCGGGCCACGTGGCCGGGGCTGGTCAGCACGGCCTGGTGGGCGTGGTAGCGCCGGTCGCCGCTCGGTGCCGGCCGGCCCAGCAGCGCCGGGTACGCCTGGGTGCCGACCCAGGCCTCGACCTGGCCGCGCCACGTGCCGGGCGGGGCGTCGGTCGGGGGGACGGCAGCCCCGGCGGCGCCCCCGGTGAAGGCGACGAGGACGGGGACCAACAGGAGGGCCGCGGTGGCCAGGAGACGGGAGTGGTGGGTCGGTCGCACGGTGGCGGCAAGGAAAGCAGGTGGGGGTGGGTCGAGCCAGGCACGGTGCCCGTGAGCGGCGCTCCGGCGGGCGGCGTCGGCATCGTCGGGCTCGGGCTCGGGCTCGGGCTCGGGCTCGGCGTCGCGGGTCGGGTCGGTGCGGCTCGGCGGGCCGAGCGCCACCGGCGCCGGCCGGGGCGCCGGGGCCCGATCAGGTGGGGGCGACGGGGTCCTCGGCCATCGTCGGGGCCCGGTCCTGCTCGGCCAGCGTGGTGAGGGCCACGCCGGCCACCAGGACGAGCCCCCCGACGACGACCAGGCCCCCGGGGACCTCGTCGAAGAGGACGACGGCGCCCGTGGTGGAAGCCAGCGGCTCGAGGAGGATCACCACCGACACCAGGGTGGGGCTCATCCATCGCACCGCCCAGGTGAAGGACGAGTGGCCCACCATCTGGGGGACGAGGGCCAGGGCCACCGCGCCCAGCCAGAAGCCGGCCGGGTAGGGACCGTCACCCGGCGCCGTCAGCACCGCCAGGGGGAGCACGGCCACGGCGCCGATCCCGGTCACGACGGCCGTCCACCGCCAGAGCCCCAGGCCCCGGTGCTGCACCTCCCGGCCGAGCAGCAGGTGGCCGGCGTAGGTGATGGCGGCGACCAGGGCCAGGGCGTTGCCCAGCGGCGGGTTCGATCCCTGGTCCAGG encodes the following:
- a CDS encoding OB-fold nucleic acid binding domain-containing protein, with product MLEGLRRRLTRTNEELHAASLQTRFADETCSAIGEVTERGVVRIRGEVAGLQVVPRAGAPSLEVTVDDGTGRAVAVFTGRKRVGGLDPGRPVRIEGVARRERGRLVLLNPAYTLLP
- a CDS encoding L,D-transpeptidase encodes the protein MGAPPPTGVSRSSTRPAWPGRGPVRPLALALLAVAVVVAGCGGDTVTARVSGPSTAGGTEVEGRWPATTTTTTAAPTTTTTTVPATPAGDGLAIAPPLPRPWASRFTVADATGPTVELHTSPGVRVPSGRAMANPTGEGLALTFLVRGRQGPDWLQAQIMSRPNSALAWIRSDQVTERQVEHHVVIERGARRATVYAAEEVVLQVPVATGKDSSPTPLGTFFVDGIVPLSPPHRAYGTGQVSFTGFSEVYQSFGGGVGQVAMHGTQNPALVGTPASNGCVRMRNADIEAMMLLAPTGTPVEVVA
- a CDS encoding MBL fold metallo-hydrolase, encoding MADDRLYFRQLLAGMDVAEDDHIAQQMVNFVYLVGDRETGEAVAVDLAYDVGGVLDVLEADGMRLVGTLATHYHPDHVGGSLMGHPIAGLAELLERVQVPVHVHADEVPWVARATGVGEEHLVGHASGDTVTVGDVPITLIHTPGHTPGSQCFLVGERLLGGDTLFLDGCGRTDLPGSDPEQMYLSLTQRLAKVPDDTVLFPGHLYSEKPAAPMGEVRQRNVVFRPETQEQWMAMFAR
- a CDS encoding TrkA family potassium uptake protein — translated: MHVVVVGCGRVGAGLAGAIEAEGHSVAVVDRRSKAFTRLPEGFSGRAVVGVGFDRDRLRVAGIEEAGAVAAVTSGDNSNILVARVARETFGIQRVVARIYDPRRAAIYERLGIPTIATVQWTTERVLQRVLPERPTVDWIDPSAKVVLVERTVPPAWAGQRVLDLDTDGRARVVAVTRLGVAQVPASDLLVQDGDTIHVALAGDAVDPFDQRLATPPSEGGH
- a CDS encoding DUF4214 domain-containing protein, with amino-acid sequence MALGPPSRTDPTRDAEPEPEPEPEPDDADAARRSAAHGHRAWLDPPPPAFLAATVRPTHHSRLLATAALLLVPVLVAFTGGAAGAAVPPTDAPPGTWRGQVEAWVGTQAYPALLGRPAPSGDRRYHAHQAVLTSPGHVARALAGSPEARRLQAGWAYEQGLARPSSDADRRWWATRLASGWTHDRMVAHLLGSPEASARRPADPAWVAWAYQQALGRGVDAPGSAFWVARLGSGTPRWVLARQVLATPEARRRTVTAIYLAVLGRAPGATERDRGVATLAAAGGNPQRLRAEVVAALAPGGLRVAVAGDSVAFSLTEKAVGQALPAVVTGAGQRPRLGGRLACGVISARAGYDLPPGATYFPDHTGWGLPGDGLCPQEVSRIERAMLDWGAQVVIWPIGAWEGTAVRRPDGTVLPARSPALRSELAAEMVRRIDIWTARTVRKVVLPEWACVGRQTPADLRSTTHVRWVRSILDEVVARRPAVAVIAATPPELCVGGDPEGLPTPAGSAAREGAFHWAEGPRGAAWGWRTWFAPAVADLPSGP
- a CDS encoding ABC transporter ATP-binding protein is translated as MDVPRPDVARAAGADEVDGRSPLRRLWAYSRGHRRTVVGAITFTVLNKGADVMPELLIGVAVDIVVRRGDSFVGQLLGIESLTGQLTALALANVLVWVVESATDFVAHVLWRNLAQTIEHEARMDAYRHVQDLELAWFEDQSTGGLLSILNDDVNQLERFLDVGAMEILAVAVNVVFVGAVFFAVDPVLGAVAFLPIPLIIWGSVLFQRRLEPLYTRVRDAAGDLGGLLANNLSGIATIRAFTAEDRELDRVRASSQAYRDANGRAIRLSSAFIPIIRMAILAAFTTTLLTGGRSALRGDLEVGVFSVLVYMTQRLLWPLTRLGETFDLYQRAMASTRRILDLLAVAPTITPGAAALAEPVRGDVRFDGVRFAYADGPPVLDRLDLHVPAGETHAIVGATGAGKSTVVKLLLRLYEPTGGSVTVDGTDVRTLRFAALRGAMGYVGQDVFLFQGTVRENIAYGRPDATDDEVVAAARQAEAHEFVVGLPRGYDTVVGERGQKLSGGQRQRLSIARAILRDPRILVLDEATSAVDNETEAAIQRSLEAVGAGRTVLVIAHRLSTVRHAERIHVLERGRVAEAGTHNELVAGGGLYAALWRVQTGEAATPVD
- a CDS encoding fatty acid desaturase family protein codes for the protein METTTTRPTMAPAPELLPDVLPTDRLGPTGKAVPPIRAELRRIPVARNVLAVVSVYAQSVGLVALAAWIAHPLAYLVAFVWMGRTLAAFAALSHEAAHRLLFPNKKVNDWVGRWLVGYPGFISTDVYRRGHIAHHKEEFGPHEPDMNLYVGYPVSRASLRRKLTRDALGLSGWKNLRSILRGARLKGYGTHARRILAVQAGLLLVATLLGRPELYLALWFVPWMTSWRVINRLRAIAEHGGMERSKDRRRTTHSVRQHPVARFFLVPYNIGWHLAHHVDMGVPWLHLPAMHRELRASGWVPDELEHPSYLALWRALARGTERPAA
- a CDS encoding APC family permease; translated protein: MASVLKRVLVGQPLASSEEHNQRISKPVALAVFASDAISSTAYATEEILLVLLMAVQFPHTHSYLVPIGIAAVALLFIVLTSYRQTIHAYPNGGGAYVVAKENLSPTAGLVAGASLLVDYTLTVAVSISSGVLAIASAVPSLRPDQYRIALCLGFLVLMTLANLRGLKEAGKVFAVPTYVYVLLLGSLLVFGLTRVFAFDLGPIQSSPELAKTFAAEHALASSAALFVLLRAFSSGAVVLSGVEAISNGVPTFRKPESRNASTTLTYMGLILGAGFLGLGVLAHHLRPVVDHDGETVLSQMGKAVFGENIVYYGFQIATFAILILAANTAFAGFPQLSSIVARDGYLPRQLATRGDRLAFSNGIIVLAGMAGVLMIVFRAEVSSLIPLYAVGVFTGFSLSQAGMIRHHLREREPQWRKGLVINTVGCVATSVVLLVVVTSKFFQGAWIPAVVIPLIVALFAAIHRHYARVDRALAVPPGYKARRRTHTVVVLVGRVTKGSLEAIAYARSLRPDRLLAVSVVASAEQQEAITRSWEEHEIPVELRTLYSPFRELSRPIMRFVDEYDAEVEDDFLTVVLPEFVLDHWYSQVLHNQSALVLRARLRTRPNTVVTSVPFHLRGGGVEVVGTPQ
- a CDS encoding TrkA family potassium uptake protein; its protein translation is MKIVIAGGGNVGTFIASDLIQAGHTVTIVEVDGDRATTAEAQDEAPGATWVVADACEVTEFAKSEVGQADVVAAVTGDDEDNLVISLLAKQEFAVPRVVARVNNPRNEWMFTEAWGVDVSVSTPHLLTALVEEAVSVGTLVRLLSFEGGRARLSEATLTDASPSVGQDLAELPLPRDCTVVAVLRDSHVIVPRGDTVLREGDEVLVLTTPEVEDEVVRVLLGVRDPDAAEDEAAIGLES